The nucleotide sequence ACTTCCTCCTCGGTGAGTGGGTCTGAGAGAACACTCTCCAAATTGGTCCTCAAATTTCTTTCCTTCGTGGACAGAGGGATGGGGATAATCCCATTTGCCTGAGCCCACTTGAGACAGATTGCAGCAGGGTGGCAGTTATGCTTTTTTGCTATCTCTACCACAAGCGGATGCTGCATGTCGATTACATCCTCTGGTGTTGTATCTCTCTCAGGCCTGTTTGGAGATCCCAAGGGACTGTACCCAATGGGAATTATTCCCTCCTGCTTGATAAAAGAAAGCAACTCGGGTTGTTGGAAGCAGGGATGGAGCTCCATCTCATTGAACGCAGGTCTGATATTGCAGGAGGCAAGCAATAATTCCATCTTTGCCTTGGTCATATTGCTGGTGCCAATATGCCGAACAAGGCCCCTTTTCACGAGTTCCTCCATGGCAGACCATGTTTCCATGAACTCCTCATGGATGTAAGGCCTTGCATCAGGGCTGCGACTGGTTACATCACAGTGTGGTGGATGGAAATTCGGGAACGGCCAATGCACAAGATAGAGGTCAAGATAGTCTAGTTGCAGGTCCCAGAGTGACTGTTCTGCAGATGCAATAACATTGTCCCTTCCATGGGAATCATTCCATACCTTGCTTGTGATCCAGAGTTCTTCCCGCTTGATACCACAGGATTTCAGAATTTCCCCAATCTCTTTCTCATTGTTGTATACGCTTGCGCAGTCAATGTTTCGGTATCCTAGACGCAAGGCAGTTCGTACTGCTTCAGCCATCTCGCTACTGGAAATGTGGTCAGAACCAAAGGTCCCCACGCCTATGATGGGTATCTCTGCTTTGGTGCTCGCAATAGTTCGTGTAGGTAGTTGCATAGTACTCCTCCTAATATGTATACCTTATCGTGTTTCTGCGAGTTAGCAATGCTTTATATGCGAAAAGATACTATCTAAATGCGCATTTTGTGATAGAGTAGAAACCATGATACAGATAGGTTTGAAACTCAGGTTCCAGGATGGTTATGACATGGCCGTTGCAAATGGGGTGGTACAGTATGCCCGCACAAAATTTGACTGGCAGGTACGTGGGCAAGGTCCTTGGTTTTTCTCCCTTGACAAGGAGGCTCTTCTTTCCTGTGATGCACTGATTGCCCGAATTGAGGATGATGAGGATGCACGGTTTTGTGCTTCGCTTGGTATCCCAGTGGTTGATATTGCCGGAGCCACCTCACTGAAGCTTTTCAGTCAGGTCAGAAATGATGATTACCAAACGGGGGTAAGTGCAGGTGTGTACCTGAAAAAACTGGGGAGCCAGCATCTTGCCTGGTGTGGCGTAGAACAGGTGCATTGGGCACGAGAGCGTTTCATTGGATTCTGTGGTGCAACCTCCTCCATTCCCGAGATGATGCCGAGTTTCTCCCGCTCTCTTTCCTGGTGGAGGCATCTCTATGATTCAGATGCAGAACTGGAAGCGTGGCTGGCTAAGCTTCCAAAACCCTGCAGTATATTCTGTTGTAATGACCTTTCTGCAATGAAGGTGGAACTTGTGTGTCAACGATTGGGTATCGCCATACCTGAGGCGATTATGGTGCTGGGCGTGGATAATGAGACGTTGCTCTGCGAGTTAGCCAGTCCGTCCATCTCAAGCATCCAGCCCGATTGTGAGATGATCGGGTACCAAGCCTCTGCAATGCTTGACTCCTTGCTTAACGATGAGGCGAGCGGGGTGCATATACGTCGCATAGCTCCTGGACCGGTAAGGGAGAGGGAGAGTACCCGCCTGTTTTTTTGCGAAGATGAACAGGTGGCAAAGGCGATGCAACTGATCAAGGCAGAAGCCACCGGTGGGTTACAAGCGAGCGAGGTTGCGCGTCAGGCCACCATCTGCAGGCGTTCCCTGGAAATGCGCTTCCGCTCAGTACGTGGTACCACCATCTGGGAGGAGATCACTGCAGAGAAGCTATCCAGGGCAGCTCTTCTGCTCACTCACTCAAAGGAGAGTATCACTTCCATTGCCCAACAGTGTGGTTTCTCCTCCATACATCGCTTCTACAGCCTCTTCAAACGCAATCATCACATGACCCCACAACAGTACCGTGAGAAAAAGCTCAGGGATTAAGCTTTCCTCTCATCACGGTTTTATGGCATGATAAATAGCGAGGTACAGTATGGAACTCATGCTTGATACAGCTAATTTGGAAGAGATCAAGAAAGGTTTGGAAACGTATCCCATTAATGGGGTTACCTCCAACCCTTCCATCATCAAGGCAGAGGGTAGGATAGATTTCTTTGCCCATATGCACCAGATCCGTGATCTTATTGGGGAAGAGAGAAGCCTTCATGTACAGGTTGTTGCCCACGATGCGGAGCACATCATCGCCGAGGCAGAGAAAATCCTTTCAATACTGGGCAGGAGTACATTCATAAAGATTCCTGTGACTGAAGAAGGCTTGAAAGCCATTAAGATTCTAGCCTCTCGCCAAGTGAATATTACCGCCACTGCAATCTATACAACCATGCAGGGTATCTTGGCGATGCTCTCTGGGGCAAGATATCTTGCTGTCTACTATAATAGGATGTTGAACATTGATATCGATGCAGCAAAGGTCATCAAGGAACTCAGCAGTCTTCTCTGGGCAAACAGTACCAACTGCCAAGTGCTCGCAGCGAGTTTCAAGAATCTCAGTGAGATAACCACCAGCTATGCCAGTGGGGCAAGCTGTTGCACCGTTCCCTATTCACTGTTGCAGACCGGACTCCATATGCCTTCCATTACCAGGGCAGTCCACGATTTTTCAGAAAACTGGGAAGAGATATATGGCAGCCGAACTCTGCTCGATTTCTAAAGAGAATATATTCGCCCTGACACATAATGCATTATCGGTTGAACTTCTTGAGGATGGGTATTGTTGTGCTCTCCGTTTCTCAGGTGAACAGGAGATGGGGTACAGCTCTCATCCTCTATATCGTGCGATGGCAGGCACCAGTGCCTCGGTCTGCTTACGCTTTCAATCCCTTACAGATGTGACGGTGCACCTGAGGCGTTATGCCCAGTCCCTGCTTCCAAAGAAGGGTGAGCAGGTTATCGATTTTGCGTCTCTCTATCCCAGGCAGCTGGACCTATCTGAGACCATCGACCTCTTGTACGAAGGTAAGGATATGATCCACCTCCCTTTACAGAGTGACCAGGTTTTCATCGAAAAAGGAAATATGGTAAGTCTCTATCTTCCCATGCATCATCGGGTGGGGTTTTGGATAGAAGGCGAAGCAAAGCCTATTGAAAAGAAAGAGAAAACACTGCTTTGCATCGGAGATTCGATTGTGCAAGGGGTAGGGGTTCACCATCCTTCTCTGGCATTATGCGAGAGGCTCTCCTCACTCAAGGGAGTACAGGTCATCAACCAAGGTCTCGCTGGCGCTTTGGTGAATTCAAGACTTATTCAGAAACTGGATATTCCCCTCCACGGCATACTCGTGGCTCTGGGAACCAATGATTGGTCAATTCGTGAAAACCTTGCAGATTTGCGTGGGGAGATGTTTGCGTTATTGGGGAGAATCAGAAAATTCTATCCCTCAGTGCCGGTAACGATACTAACTCCCCTTTGGCGGGCGGATATCCAGCATACACAGAAAATGGGAAGTTTTGCAGAGATGCAGAAGACCATAGAGTATGCAACCTACTGCTTTCCCAATATTCGTGTGGCAAACGGTCTCTCCCTCTCCCTTCGTGATGCATACGATGATGGATTCATCCATCCTGATGAGAAAGGAATCCGTTTTTTGGCAAAGGGTCTGGCTGCTCAACTCCCGTAGGTTTTTCTCAGTACATCCACCGCTCTGATGATCCTTTCCATTGCCTGCTCAAGACGGACCCGCTGTGTTCCGAAGTTGATCCTCACAAACCTTTGATACTCTTCTCCTCCAAACCACGTACCATCATTGAACGCAACATTTGCACGCTGGCCGAAGAATCTGGACAGCAAACCTCCGCCTGGGCTTTTTTTGCTGTCATAGAGCTCTGGATGTGCCTCCTTGTCCTTTTCAACTAAGGGGAGCAAGGCAGCACAGTCTAGCAGGGTAATGAATGAGGCTCTCGGCTTGATACATACAATCTCGGGGACATGTTTCTGTAATGTCTCATCGATGTAGGCAAGGTTGCCTTGCAAGTAGGAGAGTAATTCACGTAACCATGACTCTCCACTCTGGTAGGCTGCAGTGGCCAGTGTCATGGCGAATGTTGAATTGCCTGAAAGAAAAAGTTGCTGCAGCTTCTTCTCATATGCTTTCTTGAGGCTTGGATTATTGAACAGGGTAATTGAGTAGTGTTCTCCAGCCATATTGAATGTCTTGGAGGGAGCCATGCATGCGATGCTCTCACACCCGGTTTTCTTGCCTACCTCAAGAAGACTCACAAAGGAGGTAAAGCGAAGATCTGCGTGAATCTCATCACTGATAATGGTCACGCCATGTTCCTTTGCGATGGAGCACAGTTTGGTAAGTTCAGCTTCACTGAATACAAGCCCCGAGGGGTTGTGGGGACTGCAGAATACCAGAATCTTTGCCGTGTTGCAGAGATTCTCAAATACATTCCAATCAGGAGAGAACTGGTGGAGGTGTTCATCGTAAGAAAGTGGCCAAGGACTCAAGGTCCTCCCCAGGTTGTTTACCATGGTAACAAATGGTTGGTAAGAAGGGAAAGGTACA is from uncultured Sphaerochaeta sp. and encodes:
- a CDS encoding aldo/keto reductase gives rise to the protein MQLPTRTIASTKAEIPIIGVGTFGSDHISSSEMAEAVRTALRLGYRNIDCASVYNNEKEIGEILKSCGIKREELWITSKVWNDSHGRDNVIASAEQSLWDLQLDYLDLYLVHWPFPNFHPPHCDVTSRSPDARPYIHEEFMETWSAMEELVKRGLVRHIGTSNMTKAKMELLLASCNIRPAFNEMELHPCFQQPELLSFIKQEGIIPIGYSPLGSPNRPERDTTPEDVIDMQHPLVVEIAKKHNCHPAAICLKWAQANGIIPIPLSTKERNLRTNLESVLSDPLTEEEVITLKDADCNNRLIKGQVFLWEGAESWHDLWDEDGIIPCPERYR
- a CDS encoding DNA-binding transcriptional regulator, giving the protein MIQIGLKLRFQDGYDMAVANGVVQYARTKFDWQVRGQGPWFFSLDKEALLSCDALIARIEDDEDARFCASLGIPVVDIAGATSLKLFSQVRNDDYQTGVSAGVYLKKLGSQHLAWCGVEQVHWARERFIGFCGATSSIPEMMPSFSRSLSWWRHLYDSDAELEAWLAKLPKPCSIFCCNDLSAMKVELVCQRLGIAIPEAIMVLGVDNETLLCELASPSISSIQPDCEMIGYQASAMLDSLLNDEASGVHIRRIAPGPVRERESTRLFFCEDEQVAKAMQLIKAEATGGLQASEVARQATICRRSLEMRFRSVRGTTIWEEITAEKLSRAALLLTHSKESITSIAQQCGFSSIHRFYSLFKRNHHMTPQQYREKKLRD
- a CDS encoding fructose-6-phosphate aldolase, with product MELMLDTANLEEIKKGLETYPINGVTSNPSIIKAEGRIDFFAHMHQIRDLIGEERSLHVQVVAHDAEHIIAEAEKILSILGRSTFIKIPVTEEGLKAIKILASRQVNITATAIYTTMQGILAMLSGARYLAVYYNRMLNIDIDAAKVIKELSSLLWANSTNCQVLAASFKNLSEITTSYASGASCCTVPYSLLQTGLHMPSITRAVHDFSENWEEIYGSRTLLDF
- a CDS encoding SGNH/GDSL hydrolase family protein, with translation MAAELCSISKENIFALTHNALSVELLEDGYCCALRFSGEQEMGYSSHPLYRAMAGTSASVCLRFQSLTDVTVHLRRYAQSLLPKKGEQVIDFASLYPRQLDLSETIDLLYEGKDMIHLPLQSDQVFIEKGNMVSLYLPMHHRVGFWIEGEAKPIEKKEKTLLCIGDSIVQGVGVHHPSLALCERLSSLKGVQVINQGLAGALVNSRLIQKLDIPLHGILVALGTNDWSIRENLADLRGEMFALLGRIRKFYPSVPVTILTPLWRADIQHTQKMGSFAEMQKTIEYATYCFPNIRVANGLSLSLRDAYDDGFIHPDEKGIRFLAKGLAAQLP
- a CDS encoding aminotransferase class I/II-fold pyridoxal phosphate-dependent enzyme; the protein is MESLFDQITDRRSSLSVKWNKEVIASICGNPEAEPFWVADMDFPVALEVSRQAQELAGHAIFGYPHDPKQKDAFLGWAKQWHQMDLSQNQMVLSQGVLNSIAILLDLLSEHQDEIIVPFPSYQPFVTMVNNLGRTLSPWPLSYDEHLHQFSPDWNVFENLCNTAKILVFCSPHNPSGLVFSEAELTKLCSIAKEHGVTIISDEIHADLRFTSFVSLLEVGKKTGCESIACMAPSKTFNMAGEHYSITLFNNPSLKKAYEKKLQQLFLSGNSTFAMTLATAAYQSGESWLRELLSYLQGNLAYIDETLQKHVPEIVCIKPRASFITLLDCAALLPLVEKDKEAHPELYDSKKSPGGGLLSRFFGQRANVAFNDGTWFGGEEYQRFVRINFGTQRVRLEQAMERIIRAVDVLRKTYGS